From Quercus robur chromosome 8, dhQueRobu3.1, whole genome shotgun sequence:
taacccacgattaaaagggagcttccagagagaattttgagagaaaaaccagattgtttcacccacaatctataccttagagtctcttcaaattccctcactctcttcctctccattgtcaaaaccttgagaggcattataccaaacctggttctcaccatcatcatctctgtgagacagtcgtttggagttctgggaagcagttaggaaggagccaatcttcattggttgatgctacggtctagtagcggaatccgggaagctagaaaagaaaaaggttcggcgcaacctcgttggagcaagaagcttggagggcttaggtgcactgggtagattaggcttggagggtctattgctgtccttgtatcccaactgtattttctagtggattgattaccgcttggagggcggcggagaggtttttcgccgaggacttcggtttcctcttcgataacacatcgcgtgttgtctttgtgtttgcatcttccttcctctctatctttgcctttatattatctactgtggattttattctgttatggcttagatagtatttaacctatttcacattatagcatatgttaagtttccgcacacttgttgtttgacatattgcttgtgttggttaagttaatttttgggggtctaaacgttcaaaggtgttttgtacacgtttttgaactttcaattggtatcagagcgggtacacttctgttggtttcattaccattgtgtgatccttgactccctttttgagatggataggtctcaatccctaaatgcccCTCcgtattttgatggtagtaattatgctttttggaaggttcgtatgagagcttttctgtgttctattgatgaatccgtttgggatgctgttgagattggttggaccaaacctgaggcagccaaatccacatgagataaggcagcacttgctggatctaatgctaacagtaaagcactcaatgctattttctgtggtgtgtctccagatgaatttcacaggatttctcacattaccattgccaaagaagcatgggagattctggaaaccacttgtgaaggcacgaagaaagtgaaagacaccaagttacaaatgctgaccacttggtttgaggagcttaaaatgagtgaggatgagtcttttgactctttctatgggaaactaaatgaggtggttgtcagtaagtttaacttgggggagaaaacggaggactcaaagattgtaaggaagatccttcgatcattgccgaaaagttttcgtgctaaagtgacagccattgaagagagcaaggatcttgacgacatcaaagtacaggagctggttggttctctgcagacttatgagatgtcgctgcccaatcaacggaagagtaaatcccttgctctaaagaccattaatgagaaggtggaagatcaagactcatcgggagaagatgtggttgacaaagatgtagcctatcttgttaaaaatttcagaaagtttttgaaattcaaaaataatggcaaatttgatgataagagaaaattccaaaattctggaagggagaagagggatttcaaaaagaaagatggaaaagaatcccaatccacacaaggtgtcacttgttttgaatgcaacgggcatggacactttaagaaggaatgtccgaattatttgaaatcgaaaggcaaagtgtatgccacgaccttgagtgactcagattcgtctgactcagaatctgaagagagctgtgatggagaggggaactattcagcttttatgactattgctcatgttgagtcgtcggatgagttgaatttgcttgtacgagaccttggagaacatagtgatgatgaatcactaggaattgttgaagaatcagaagctgaagaagaagaaagcacagcaaatcttcaagagaattataactcactcttggagaagtcgggtgaatacacaagggtggccaaggctgctgtgagaaaaatgaagaaggctgaggaggactacaaaagtctcctaattcgatacagggaagccaaatgtgagatagaaacactgaatggtgagttgtccgaagcttacactaaagtgagatttcttgagaatgaggttgtgcaagcaaatgctaaaatagagagggtcaccaccaagaagctagatgatgttatatcttctcaaaagagtttttcagacaaatccggactgggatataccggaggaagtagttcatctggaaatttcactaaagaagtgaagtttgtaaaggccaaagatccagttgtagctgaccttactggtgtgaagctcgaggtggaggagaagaagaatgtggtggaccaacggatgctgaatcatcgtaatcagtctgtgggcaggtctgaatctcgtgccaagtcacgtccacgaccacaaagaggtcctagaggaacgtatgtgtgccattattgcggacttcaagggcacactcgaccaaattgccaaaagctgagagcaaagaacagtgcaactcctcaaaggtcaggaggacccagaaatgatagaagaatttgggcaggtgatcaatctagaggtcaaaatggagatcccggaatgatgaacgttaTGAaaatgattggtgcattcaccaactgcttggaaagcttctcacgaaggtttgaaagccctaactcccgtacccaatcctataaggaaatcaccccaaacgcaagtgacgtgcgGGTGaataagggtactcatgcataagcattacaacatgtccatgtattaatacttcctatgctttgtgactatgtttgtttggtatgcttgttgtttttgattttggttgtttgattattctcttgtgaatatttcttaattttgctttatcattctttttgtttcttgtgtcaaaaatccaaaaatcgcataaaaattagaaaatcaaaaagcttgattgactttgttgagttttgtctcaaaacttgttttgccttgtacctttgtgctaatggctttgtgcatttttgagcattgcttgttttcatgcactcatatcactgtgggaaaaatcttgaaatctatgtgattgttgtaaatagatcttcaaacttgtcatgaatgattagtgaatggttatgttgatcttgagacatgcatagacttgtgtctatatatcttcccactttttatttttgttttgctaaaaagagctcaccaaatgtaaatctccaaatgaaaagagatattgagctgcaaaagcctgtcgcacattctagtatttgactaggaaaaagggtaagcgaccttatattaaaagtgaatgttcattcaaaaaggccaaaggcctgttcttcaaagagaaatgttatatatccctctcacaatgagagatgattgcctcaaaagatcaaaaagatcagttgttatgattgaaagtggagtcaaatgaaaagctccaagttatgttatcaagatgtgtgggaggtcatatattcatatttctataattgagattggtcacatgatctagtgctaattgtgtatgccttggttgaattgatcattgaagcttcacattagacaaaggaatatctcattgttgatatccacacacaacacacaagtttatgttcaataaatgccatattcatttgtgtgattgtacttgataaaatgcgttttcacatgctcaatatttgttaattcaagcacaaaaagatttttgagtgttttaggtgtttttggaaagtattttgtttgaaaaatctgaaaatttcaaaaatactgttttgccctgttttggcggctcagtcacgggtatgtcaagtcgcgagcctcagtcgcatcttcgctagtcacttttggcgacttgttcgcgagtggaaggcccagtcgcgaggttcactcagagattttcgcggctcagctcgcgactcactcgcgggtagaccttccagtcgcgaaaaacacttagaaaaatttttcaaaattttgttcttgagtgctttggcggcttgagctggcgactatgtggcgacttaatcaagtcgcgaaaatcgcgtgttttgcagaaacaggagcagtttttaaacctctttcagttttccctcgaacttttgtaactgttcatcttccctttaaactgtttttccttccaaacacttcgtgaatccatttttagaacctcattggtgcttcatttcttatccaactcatcaagaaaaggtatgggttttgctttctcaatttttttctttttcttgcatatttctgtttctgtttggactggtattgtattcgttatacttatctctatgtgtaatgggtatggagtgtcttgtttgatattgttctcacctgttttcatgctgagcagtcacaatgtgtctttcattgttctgatttttgcctattattgaatctgagaatcttttctgaaatgggtttggtgtctatttgacttactcattacacttgcctgaatattgatgttggtgtttggttttggtttctgAGTtattatgataacataatgtatgtttctcaaccacgtgctccagtgtggatgtttggtttcttcatgttgaaatattttccccttgttcatgtctctgatggagtgatttttgttatctactctaaatgttcaaatgctgtATTTGAttcatatcatggtcatgttaacctgtctaaATGACAGTGTTGTCAGTTGTACTTTCTTTCTATGTTTTGTTGCAATATCACCATTGTTGCTGCACACGTATTCGTTTGTGCatctgtgtattgttggaagttttggttgggtctgtactatcttcagtttgtggttatatattgaaatattattcACACTGAACCTTGTTGACAATCAtcttgtggggtattgttgtttggttctttgctgttggcctgttctcttgcagatgtctcgtcgatcttccaggggtaaagatattgttgctgacgaaccagcaacaccagttgctaaaaggactcgtctatcatctcaggcatctcaagatcccaatgaggatagattcagagttccccttaactcacacgcctactcaaatgtgtttgacaagtcaaccactatagtggaacgagtagtagagttcaacaccttagggactacattcatccctcgaatctttgagaaacgagactgagcaaacttgttcggaaactttgatgatccaatggatgagctggtcaaagaatgcttctccaatgcaactgatcttggacctcacctcattttctgggtcagaggaacagagttttgtgttaccccagactccatcacagatcttctcagcatcaccagacctcagaatgtgaatttaactccctatgatgaacgaaatccagaggttggtgaaattttacaaatcctaggacacgatcatgaggtatccagtgcaggaacttccatcagcaccgcaaagtttgcacctgagctgaccacactgaagttgatcatgttcaccaatctctacccactgtccaacactacattcatcaatcttgggagagctatatttctgtgtgacctcattacaggagcccccattgatatatgtgctcacatctactacaacttgaggaagaccgcgtgtcgatctacagctcgaggaatcattccattttgcagtctcgtcatgaaactcattcttagtgcaggcattattcctcctgcagatggtaaaatgttgactcgtcaacgtcccatttccttgttcactcttcaagcgagcagaagtcactcctctaaatcaccaagaagtgctcacatctctctggttactccatctgcccctaactcagagacacctgcacataccacatctgcatcacgtgctgttcctgaagcttcaccggctggtattccgcaagcacaaactgctcctcatactgacagagtcggcagtgtacttgagcacattcagaaacgcgttgatgaacttgtggcacttctctactccacaaacaaccatgtccagatgtgcctcgagactatggagaatcagctagatgagattcaacggaagttggacgagagtctttagctattcgtgacaaaaagggggagagcattcagtaagggggagaaaagttcaaatgGAAGtatgcatagtgatagggggagtacacacatacttttgtcatacttttggtTTTAGTCTTATCTtttaaacttatggttttaggtttatgtttgttgggtattttttagtgtttttatggtttttgatacactgtgttttggtgtatagctgtttctaactctaaacttatactcttggtttaaactttaatatatgttgttgatgttattcaggatattgtgtgtttgtacccatgtgcttttgtaagcttttagggttattgttttatgcatagtttgtaggctttatggtgtgtaccttgcttaagtgcagcctttatgctatgttgaaatcagtactttaatctaaatgttctgcattttggtttatgtactgtcactcttgtgcccttgtaggattgttcctagatgcatatgccttgtgtgctatgcattggttgagtgttgagcatacaagtgtcttgccttgtgcttgttaacttgtatgtccttgtgttcattccaagtgtgaatgagcactgtgatcactaccttgtggtgttcacttggttgatcaaaccatggtttgtttattaactccatctttgcttgatctcatattgcctgtttcatatgcatttataattttctgcttacaatgatcatggtgtattgttgtgtttcaggagtttatgttcatatgattcaagtgcttcacagcttctagagttaggtgtgagtgagttttgttcaactgttcccaactcacatgttaagtctagagtctgttttagggttttgtcacggaatagccaaagggggagattgtaaggttgaattcattcaaccatctaattggctttattccgtgccaaatttgcttgtaattcagcatttagtaaccctgtatttaggtgggtttgttgtaagggtagtgagtgagatagagtgaagattgctcaagagtgtgcaagaaaacagagtgtcgcggctgggactcgcgggtggactcgcggcttcaaaccgccagaagctgcacacgtgccaagcatgctggaagatgaacagtcatgctagctggagcactacaggacaaaacaagacaactggccatacggttatctcgcgactggatctcgcgacttggtcaagccgcgaggtcaagccgcgagccacccctgttttgccaaaacctgacgtttcacattcctctccactctagtataaatacccctttaacccacgattgaaagggagcttccagagagaattttgagagagaaaccctaaagaaaaaccagattgtttcacccacaatctataccttagagtctcttcaaattccctcactctcttcctctccattgtcaaaaccttgagaggcattataccaaacctggttctcaccatcatcatctctgtgagacagtcgtttggagttctgggaagcagttaggaaggagccaatcttcattggttgatgctacggtctagtagcggaatccgggaagctagaaaagaaaaaggttcggcgcaacctcgttggagcaagaagcttggagggcttaggtgcactgggtagattaggcttggagggtctattgctgtccttgtatcccaactgtattttctagtggattgattaccgcttggagggcggcggagaggtttttcgccgaggacttcggtttcctcttcgataacacatcgcgtgttgtctttgtgtttgcatcttccttcctctctatctttgcctttatattatctgctgtggattttattctgttatggcttagatagtatttaacctatttcacattatagcatatgttaagtttccgcacacttgttgtttgacatattgcttgtgttggttaagttaatttttgggggtctaaacgttcaaaggtgttttgtacacgtttttgaactttcatatctTAGTACTTGAGATATGGAATCTGAATCCTCTAAACAGGTAAACAGTAGTTCCAACGCCCTGCCCTCCTTCCACAGCAACCATGCCTGGAACAATTTCAATCCAGATACTCACATAATtcaccaagagagagagagagagagagagagagagagataattttCCACTTACATGTCCCAAAAGGTTATGGCGGTGATCTGGATGAAAAAACTTTCTGTTTTTCTTGCCACTCATTATCTCTAACATAAGCACACCCAAGCTAAACACATCAGATTTCACTGAAAATGTTCCATCAACTGCATATTCAGGAGATATGTAGCCGCTGCATGAAACCATCAAATATAAGTTTTATTatctttattgttgttgttgttattgataAGTTGCATGTCAATACATCTTTAACACATGACCTTACCCTTCACACCATGTTTATGAGGAAAGGAAGGTCATTTGAGTCAGAGCACATTGATGAAATATTTGCTATAGTATGACAAACAAGAATCTAGTTCCATTTTTACATTACTTACTATGTTCCAACAACTCTATCTGTCTTCACTTCACTTTCATCTCCTCCAAAAGTTCTTGCTAAGCCAAAATCtgatatttttgggttcaagttgatatctaataaaatatttcttgcTTTCAGATCCCTATGGATGACTTGAAGTCTAGAGTCCTGGTGGAGATAGAGAAGTCCTCGCACAATCCCAACAACAATCTCATAACGCTTTGGCCATGCCAGCATTGCACTTTCATTTTGTTCTGCATATAATTTTGTCCCTTGTTACCATGACTTCATCTATGActatttttagttctttttgtttgtGAAAATCAATTGGAAGACTATCAGATACATAATAGGCAATAAACACAGGTACACAACATATAAAAGAGGGAAAGTAATTATAACACATAAAGGGTCAGGAGAATTGtaccaaaaatgaaataattcaAGCTTTTGTTGGGCATGTACTCATAGATTAACATCCTTTCATCTCCTTGAATGCAGTAGCCTAAAAGGCTGATAAGATTCCTATGTTGAAGTTTGGCAATGAGAACAACTTCATTCTTGAACTCTTTGAGACCTTGTCTTGAATCCTTTGACAGCCTCTTCACAGCAATATCTTGTCCATTACATAGATTTCCCTGCAAATCATCACATAAAGATGcatgttttttccttttgaatttgcATAATATCACCATACAATTTGTGACCTGTATAACAAATTCAGAATCCTTTTTACCTTATAAACAGGACCAAATCCACCAGCTCCAATCACATTTGCTTGAGAGAATTTGTTTGTTGCGGTAGCAATTGTTGTAAAATCAAATAAAGGTACCTCTAcgtcttctttctttctttcacctATTGAATCCATATATTACCTTGTCAGGAActgctttttaattttagtcTAAGCACCCTTTATTATGCCCTCTTTAATTGATCTTGCTTTGATGGatgagtgtatatatatataggaaaaatgGATGAGTATACTTACATCTTATATTTGTTGTTTTCCAAATACAACTAAAAACCAACCccaaagtaagcaatccagaaatGATTGATACCATTAGGATGACCACCAGCCTTTTCTTCGTATTAGATTTGTGGATTGATCCTAGAACGGACAGCAGTTAAGAATTTGTTCATTTTGCTTGATCATTGATTACACTCGTCAGGATTTATTATAAGTCAGTTGAGAATGCTTATGAAAGCATGAACAAAACTATAACCTGGGAACTTAAACTGAACTGTATTCTACTACAGATTATAAGACTTTCTGCACCATGTTGGCCAAGGCTTTTACAAAGCCTAAATAAGCTAACATGTGAGAAGCTGTGTTATAGAGCAGATAAGTGCACTTACTAAGTTCTGAAGCAGGCAGTCGAATATAGATGTCTTGCCCAGGATTTTCATCTGAATACCCACTAATATCATTTTCTTCGCTGTACCccataatatcaatcaaatcccCAAACCAGATCAAACAACCGTTGCCTCCTCCTCTAATATCTGAATTTGCATATGCTGTACAGGAACAGTTCTTCAAGCACTCCGCCTCGCATTCCTTGGTGCTCATACTCTTGTTTAACCAAAACTCCAACAAGTCAGGCAATTTCACCCACGCAAGCTTTATGAAACCATCTTTCCTCTGGCATTCCAGTGGAGTTCTCCTCACACATCCACTCGACCAAATGAGCTGTTTCCATTCTTCTGGTGATTTGGGGATGAAACCTTCCAAACACTTGCAGATTGATGATTTGTAACTTGTGCAAACACTATTGGCACCACACTGCCCATAATTGTCACACAAGTCATTTGGAATTGCATTCATAATGGTCCATTCACTGCTTCCTTCCTTCAATAAAATGCCTTGCAGGATGCCGGACTGACTCAATGTTATCCTCATATTATTCAACTTGTCTTTAGGTTCATATAAATTTCCCACCACGTCCTTTTGAAGTCCTAATATGGGAACAAAATATTGATTAACAGGCACAGGAAGACCACCAAATCGAACTCCATTCCATAGTCCAGTGCGGAATTTTTTTACTGACCCCCTTCTAAGAATTATTTGAGGCAACCCcttataatcaaatttgtatGTAAAATCTCCAGGAGATGCAATATCTGAGTCTCTGCAAGATGTCAAAAATCGGTCTACTCCATTGTTCATGTCCTTTCCTAATGTCATGCCTGGTAACCATGTGTTAAGTGGGTAATCAAAGCTCTTCCACAGATAGCTTTTAGAGCTAGATGTAACAGTGTCTTCAAGAACAAGGTTACCAGAATCTAAAAGCTGAGCAACTGGTGTCTGTGCGACCCTGGACAAGTTGGAATACCAGATAGTGTGGTTTCTTTGGTTGAGAAGAGTAAGCGTTCCATTGTTGCTGATAGTGAAAACTCCAGATGCATCTGTGAGTGGATTGTTCTGGTTCGCTATCCACACAAGTATCCCTGGGGTCTTCTTGTACCATATGCCCAAGTATCTGCTCTTGTTGTTGCCTGAAGAGAAGAAGCCCAGCTCAAAAACTTGGCCTGAGGAAACTAGAGTCTGGTTACCGCTAATTGATTGCCCAGAACTAATGGTGTCAGCTGCAATGCAGAATTGCAAGAAGGTTGAGAAAGCAATGAGACAATAAAAGAGTGAGGGAAGAGCAAGTGTCTCCATTAATTTAGGctcttttccttttagtttcgctgaaaaaaaaaatatttatttattcagcCAAAAGCAGTAGCAAACTGCTGCTTTCTGTAGAGAACTGCAAAACTATAAGCAACTCATCACTGCCTAAAAAAGGACTTTATATTTCCAgtgatatttatttttgtgtccACTGCTTATGTGGAGCCATGTCttcttattccttttttttgttttttttttttttgccccactttttggataaatttaaaCAAGGGAACCTAGTTTCTCTGCCCATACATCATGGTTCTAGATATAGAAGGACTTGGAAAAGAAGTTGTGCCTGCTTTCAATTGTGTTGATGTGAGAGTAACCTACAAGACTGAGGCACTGACATTGACTAATGATGATAAGAAGAATGTGGACTAGTATTGTTAAGATTGTGAATATAATTCCGTATGGCTTGAGCCTTGAGGAAAACCTTGGCTTTTTGGCAGTGACCAATATACATGTTATAGTACCACTTTAGTCTAAATGAATATTACGGtcttttgtaatatatatgatgaattttaatattaattgataaaggaaatgtaattttttattattatttcgaTTAAAGTGGGTTGGGAGATGAAAATGTGtagaaatttgaatttgttgttggagagttagaaaatatatatatatatatatatatatatatatatatatatatatgtgtgtgtgtgttaatacTCTATGAATGCAATAATAATTTACCCTATCATTTTACATAGTGGTGGTCTCACTACCTAAATTCATAGTGGAATCTACTATTCATGTGAGATGAGGAAGTGTGCCATTATTTTACCCCTAGGTATCTAATAATATAACATTAATGTGAattcataagtaataattttgatttaattttgtgtGAATACATGTCAGCCTATAAATTCACATTTTGCACCAGGACTAATcacaacaatataatttttattttgataagttcacaacaatataatttttatattaatatatcaaCTAACTTACCTATAAATAGATGCATATTTGAGAATATTTGAgcaaagagagttttttttttttcttttggtggagTTTTGGGCTACGTTATTAGTGTAGAGTTAGCTTAACCCACATGACGATTCATTTGGGATATTAGATCCTCAAGgacaaatcaaatgaaaatcTATTGCATCGGTTTGTAAGTTTTGCCAATTGCAAATGGCTTGAATCTCTTTTGGAGTTCCAAATTGTCACAAATGAGTCATTGGTGGGAAGATTGTGTAGAATTCCAAAAATTCTACAATCGTTGTGTTGTAAGCGGGGTGTTTGATGTAGGAGGAAtcaaaccccaaatctcttatttgatagtaaaagattttatcaattaagcTAACTGAAACTTATAAGTGAGTTACTTGCCTAATTACATATAATTGAGCTATGAAGTTTTGAAAGTAAGACTGGTAACAACTTACAACATGTAAGTTGTTTGCTTGATTATGTATAATCGAGCTataaagttttgaaaataagaCTGTAACAACCTCTTTTATTGTGGATTTTCTCCAGTGATAGTTTACCACTTTACCTTGgagtagtttttcttttgaagaagttcttcaaaactttttaaatacttgtgttttttattatttacttttattgttataTGAATTGTGgtgatatatgtgtgtttgatttACAATTGTGAATTCCAGGCTTTTTTTATTGATCTTGTACG
This genomic window contains:
- the LOC126695971 gene encoding G-type lectin S-receptor-like serine/threonine-protein kinase At4g27290 — encoded protein: METLALPSLFYCLIAFSTFLQFCIAADTISSGQSISGNQTLVSSGQVFELGFFSSGNNKSRYLGIWYKKTPGILVWIANQNNPLTDASGVFTISNNGTLTLLNQRNHTIWYSNLSRVAQTPVAQLLDSGNLVLEDTVTSSSKSYLWKSFDYPLNTWLPGMTLGKDMNNGVDRFLTSCRDSDIASPGDFTYKFDYKGLPQIILRRGSVKKFRTGLWNGVRFGGLPVPVNQYFVPILGLQKDVVGNLYEPKDKLNNMRITLSQSGILQGILLKEGSSEWTIMNAIPNDLCDNYGQCGANSVCTSYKSSICKCLEGFIPKSPEEWKQLIWSSGCVRRTPLECQRKDGFIKLAWVKLPDLLEFWLNKSMSTKECEAECLKNCSCTAYANSDIRGGGNGCLIWFGDLIDIMGYSEENDISGYSDENPGQDIYIRLPASELRSIHKSNTKKRLVVILMVSIISGLLTLGLVFSCIWKTTNIRCERKKEDVEVPLFDFTTIATATNKFSQANVIGAGGFGPVYKGNLCNGQDIAVKRLSKDSRQGLKEFKNEVVLIAKLQHRNLISLLGYCIQGDERMLIYEYMPNKSLNYFIFEQNESAMLAWPKRYEIVVGIVRGLLYLHQDSRLQVIHRDLKARNILLDINLNPKISDFGLARTFGGDESEVKTDRVVGTYGYISPEYAVDGTFSVKSDVFSLGVLMLEIMSGKKNRKFFHPDHRHNLLGHAWLLWKEGRALELLFTCLEDSDSISQVLRYEKVILPEPKQPGFFIERSSSNAGTTSRNEESSIENVVTITMPEAR